In Tursiops truncatus isolate mTurTru1 chromosome 10, mTurTru1.mat.Y, whole genome shotgun sequence, the sequence GTTCAGTGCATCTCTCACCCTCAGCATCTGTTGCCAAGGGCCTGATGCCCTCTGCACTTCCCAGTGCAGATTTCTGAgagcatgaattttttttttttttggtcaaataacactttattaaattctttttctttgcagttcTTAACCAGCTGGGCATTCCACCACACAACTGTTGATTTCATCTATGATGTCATGAGAGTGATGGTCATTAACACTGCAGCCCACAGACTGGGCAGTCCCCAGGATCTTTTTAATGGTTCCAGAGAATTCCCTAGCTAAAAACCGATGCAGCATCTGTCGGGCAATGCTGACAATCTCATCAAAAGTGATGTTTCCACTGTGCTTaatgtttttctgcttctttctgtctcttggtGGTTCCTTGATGGCTTTGATGATCAGGGCAGAAGCAGAAGGTACCACCTCAGTCTGGGCCTGTCTGTTCTGAATGGTCAGTTTCACTGTAATCCTCAGAGTCTTCCAATCACCAGTTGCCTTGGTGATGTCATCACCAGTGTTTTTTGGAGACATACCCAGGGGGCCGATCTTGGGGGCCAGGGCAGATGTCGCACTGACTTCCCTACCAGTGCACCTCAGGTACACGACTTTGACCTCGTTGGGGTGGAACTTAGGCGGCATGGTAGAGGTGGCTGGTGTCAGATGAACCCGGATTTGGGAGGACCGAAGAAAGTCACACCTTGACCTCCTCTGAGCTGAAAGCCGAAATCGCACAGGAATCTTATTATTCCACTTTTTGCCTGTTTAGACATCCCCAGAGACTCTGATTCCATTGTCTTCAGAGAAGACTGGGTATCAGTATTTCTCTAAAGTTTCTCAGATGATCCAAGGGTGTTGCGAAAATCGAGAATCCCTGGTTTTAATAAAGCATTCCGGACTAGCAGATCCCACCCTGGGTCAAGTTCAAGCCCGATCCAGTCAGCTAAGAACAGAGCTACCTGGTCTCAACATACCCAGAGCTGCCCCCATCGGGGGTCTATGCCTATAGCAGGATTGACGGGGAGACAGGCCCTGCGTGACATGCTTAGGACAAGACGAGCCTAGCACAGAGCTTGGTACCATGCAGTGGCTCCACAGTGACGGATGTTATGAAAATCCTGTCTCTTCTCTAATTCAAGGGTATTCTTTCTATAAAATACACCAGGCTGCAGTAATGCAACTGAGGAAAAGGAAGTACCTAGAGAATCTAGGTGCCCATGCTTGGCTAATACACTACACAGCAGGAAAACCCTGATTAATACAATTTACATTTGAGAGTAATCTCTTCTATTTCAATAAGACTACATCAGTGCAGCTAGGAAAAGCCTCATTTTGGGAGGTTATTCAATGACTTATGAAAATAGTCATGACCTCTTGTTAGGAGAAAAAATGGATTTACAATTTATGTAGTGCatgattctaatttttttttaatgtgggtatatatatatatatatatatatatatatatatatatatatatatctgtatacaaatacacagaaaaaagactggaactaCAGATGCCAAGCAGTTAACTGTGATTCTCAGGTGAGAGGGTTTTTCTTGTAGGTAAGTGTGTTGGATTTAGAGGACTATTATTCTGAAAGGtccttttacatttttgatgCTAACACGTTTGTGTGGAAGCATGGTTTCAGTAGAATACGGCCTGTGTACATCCATGAACAAAACTAACCACTGGCAGCCTTGTACTCCTCCCTGCCCCGCACCCTCgttttcttgtttctaattttaattttacagaagTCTGAATACAGAACTCTGGAACCCACTGCCCTAGGGGACAGCCTGGTAGGAATCTCTCTTCCCTGCTCCAATCCCTTCGTCTTTCCTTGGATTCCAGGCTCTTCCAGCAGGACCTGGCCCTGATTCGGTGGGAGTTCAGAGGAGGGAAATTATTTCCAGCCAGGGAGAATGAAGGGTgacctcctggaggaggtggcatttgcaTGGGCCCATCTGGGCAAACtcacagggagaagagaaagcagtGCACGAGCAAACAGGTGGAGGTGGGAAAACACAGCATGTACGGAAACAAAGACAGTAAATATGGAACTCTGTGCTGTAGGTGAGGCTCCACGGGAGGCCCTGGGTTGCAGTAGGGCTCCTGTTTTCCGGGGGGTCTCTGGGCTGGTGGTGAAACTGCTGGAGCCTCAGGCTAGATGGGACTATAGACAGGGCTCTCCAGTCGCTCAGCTACTCCTTCCCCTGAATGCTCACTCCAGCAAGAGGTGGGGAATGTCCCCCTGGAAAGAGCATAAGAGACGATGGCCTACCACTTGGAATACCTAAAATAACCAGAGGCAGAGCCTTCAGCATGTGGTCCCAGCCAGGACCGAGGCTGGCGTGGCCAAATCGCTGCTTCCAGCATTTTCTGGGGGGAAAGGAAAGCGAATCCACGTAGCAAGATTCTTCTGGGAGGTACatcctttctgtttgttttttttccaagtgCTAAGGCATCTGCTCCCACATCCATCCTTTTCCTCCAGCTTATCTTTTCATGACTTTGGAGAGCAGTCTTCCTTATCTAGGAAACAAATGGTCTCTGCAGAGAGTTCAAAACAGCCGAGTCATTTATCTGTTTGACATGTGTTTCCCTGTTTGTTTTCTCCAGCCTTGAGACAAGAGTTGTGTCAACTGTGGATGGCTGAGCCCCAGTCACTGGAGAGACATGAATCAATTTCCAGCTGCATTTATCACTTGCTGCCTTAAATCAAGTCTAATCAATGCTTCCTTCATTTGCTATGGATTGAAACTATACATGACGCACTTAGAAAATGGGCGGGAAAGGGAGCAGCCGATCACGAACAAAAACTCCATCGGGGATTTAGATGGAATGATGTTAAGGAAAGATTTGCAATCTCTGATTTGCTTTCATGGGGACGCCTGACCAAACAGTCACAGAGATTTGTGTTTATGAAGCTTTAACTTCAATCTACCAGACAGGCAATGACATTACATGACAGACCATTTTATACAAGAGGAAGAGGATGTCTACATCTTCCaagattttataattaatatattctgAAGAGCTGGTATATTTTTAACACAGCGGCAACTCTAAAGCTGCCTAGAGTTTCCTTCCTATATTGTCTttcattcatttccatttcttttagatGTATCTTTTGTCACCATTGACTATATGGGTCAATTTCTAGTTACAAGATAGAAAATAACAATCTCCTTATAACAAAATAGATATCCAGGAGTTCCCTTTGATTTAGAAGAATTTTATAAAGTCTTATGGCTGAGAAAACTTGATCCTTTCTCTCATATGCCCAATTCTTGGTAATAGAATTTGATCCATGCAACCCAAATGGATTTTTCACTAGCAGGTGTGAAAACCACCCCCCAGCTGTTCAACCAATTTAGAATGTGGTAGGGAGTAGCCCTGTGTCATTTGTAAATTAATCCCGTGCCAGTGAAAGATGGAATCAGTGTAGTCCCTGGCACCTAAAACCGATCATGTCCACGGCGAGGCCCCGTGTCATTCTTCAAGGATGATGGGAGGAGAGACAGAACACAGAACACAGGTCAATGATCATGCCCGCCCAGAAGATGAGGCAGTGCTGTGATTCACTGATGTAATTAATATTTCTCTCTAATCTGCTGAACTGTGTAGACTTTTACCACGAGCATGCCTCAGAAGCGACTGACAGGGCTCTCATTTTCCAAGGGCTGGCTCCCCCAGAAACCTGCTGTCAGGTAGCTTAAAAGAGCCCTGTGCAGCACTGGGGAGtgtgacaataataataaactcttATGCTGGTTTAATACTTTCCAGTTGATAAAATGATGTTTTGAACATGCAGTCTCATCATCCTGTAAGATAAGCAAAAAAAGTCATTGTATTCCCATTtccaagaggaagggagaggctcAGAGGCTGGCGTACCTCCGAACTATGGCTCTGGGACTCAATGCCTTGTCTCCTCAGCCCCGAGGCCCTGGTTCTTGCCACTAAGCTGCAGCTAGGGAGCTGCTGAGGTCTCCTCTCTGTGCTTTccctaactttttatttttttcttccatcaccGAGGGTTCTTGGGAAATGCATATGGTTATAGGAAATCCCTCGAGTTGCCTGGCAGGTCAtctagttaaaaatatatattaaaggcAGCACTCTTGGATGTGTTTTGGGTTACACACATGGTATAGTGTTCTTAACTCATCTTAAACAAAGGGTAATGCGATATTAGAAAGCTTTAACCCTCTGAGAACAAAGAAAGGGTAAAAGTAACGCGGCAGACGCGGAATCTAAAATTAAGGCGCTCACtcacattgtttttaaaactcaTGAGAGTCGTTCAGCGAGTTCCTCTGCTTTGAGGATGTCCGGGAAGGACCATGTTTGCCCATCCttggaggaagagagcaacagaTTTTTCTACCCAAGACAATTCTCACCAAAGTAGATCCTGTTTGGATTCCTAAGTAAGGACAGAAGGTGATGGAAGGAGAAATTTCCACGGCTTTAAACTTTTAGACAAGAGTGGATTTGCTCAACTTGACGTCAGTAGAAGTAAATGAGGGGAATAACAGATAATGCATTTTCAAACTGGCCTCAGGTCATGTGCTACTGAGGAGAAATGCATTTTCAATGGTCACAGGGATTCTGAAGGTCTCTGGGGAGCCTGAGAAAAGTcttgaacacattctaaaaaagCTGTTATGGTGTTCAGGAGTTAACATGGGTGTCAAATAGCACAGTCACCCCAACTATCCTGTTAATACAAACTGGTATTTATAGTGGAAATACAAATACTTGCAACCTATACAGACCCAGAGTAAAAGGGATCATAccctttcctgaaataaaaatgctactGAGATTAACACATAtcagatttcatttcatttcctccCTAAAGCAAAttggtttatttcatttgttcattcattcagcaaatatttatggagctctGAGAATATGGGCACTGATGATTCAGTGGTAACAAGACACGACACAGACATCACTCCCTAGGAGCTTACACTCAAGTaggaaaattcacatttaaattattaatggaGGCTTACGTTTCCAATCAAGATGGAGTAATACGGACCAGATGAATTTTCCCTCCTGACATaaccaaacaagaaaaacagaaataatacatgaaaccatggttttcaagacactggacatcagGCAATGAAAGACAGTGATCCCAAGGGATGGAAAACAAACCCCAGGAGCAGTACGAGGGTCTCGCCTACTGCCCTGGAAGAATGTCTAGGCTGCCCAG encodes:
- the LOC101320483 gene encoding large ribosomal subunit protein uL11-like, with the protein product MPPKFHPNEVKVVYLRCTGREVSATSALAPKIGPLGMSPKNTGDDITKATGDWKTLRITVKLTIQNRQAQTEVVPSASALIIKAIKEPPRDRKKQKNIKHSGNITFDEIVSIARQMLHRFLAREFSGTIKKILGTAQSVGCSVNDHHSHDIIDEINSCVVECPAG